From the Tissierellales bacterium genome, the window GAAATGAATCCAACTACTAGAGAAATTCTTTTAGATGGAGAAATTGTAAATCTAACTAATAAAGAGTTTAATATTTTGCATCTATTAGCATCGAATGAAAAGATAGTGTTCAGTAGAGAAATCATATTAAATAAGATTTGGGAATACGATTATATAGCAGAAACTAGAATTGTAGACAACCATATAAAAAATATCAGAAAGGCATTGGGGGATTATTCATACTATATTAGTACAGTATTTGGAGTTGGATATAAATTTGAGGTGAAGTAATTGAAAAATCGATTAGTATTCAAGACATTTGCTATAACTATTGTATTGATTATGTTTTCTTTTGGAATATTGTTTATAGTACAAGATTATCTGATAAACGACGTGTATATAAAATATAAGCAAAATTTGGTAGAAGAGCATTTGAAAAGAGCTGTAGATGTGGTGACTAGAAGTGAAGACCCGAGCAGATTAGATGCAGTACTTGAAAGAGAAGCTGAAATAGATCCATTATTTAAGAAGACCTTTATTGAGATATACAATAAATCTTGGTATAGAGAACTTAGATGGATAAATACTCAGCTATTGTCATCCTATTATGTGGAATACAATTCTGCTCTTTACAAAATAAGTGTAGATAAGTATACAAATATGATTTATCAGAAAGATAGACTTGTATATGATGATATTGATGAGATGAAGCAAAAACTGAGAAGACGCGAATTTGAAAAAATTGAATCTGAAACAATATGGAGATTTGACGGTTCGGAATATGTATATCTGAATTTTAGAGAGGGCTCTAATATTACAATTCAGGTAATGTACAATAATTTTGATTTTCAAGATGAAGAGAATGATATTTTTATAGAAGGACCAGCACAAATAGCAGATGAGATAAAAGGCAATCTGATTCAGGCTGATTTTGATGATAAGATAGATTTTGGATATGGTTATTTATCAAAGCTTTTAGGGGAAAAGGTTCAGCGGTTTATAGTTACTAATTATGAATTAGAGCCTGGGAAAATAAACAAACTTGAAGAAATAGATCCATATACAGGTATACCATACACATTGATGATAAGACCGTTTTTGATTCAAGGAGAAACTCATTATATGATTTATTTGACGAGTTATGATAATTTGACGTTTTTAAATCCACTTGAAGAGGGAAATATATTGATATTGATAGCGTCAATGGTTATCACATCGATAGTTGCGTTTGTATATGCGAGTGCAGTTACAAAACCTATACTTGAAATTAGAAAGGTTACACATAGCTTAGCTGAAATGGATTTTTCAAAAAAATGTAATATAAATACTAAAGATGAGATAGAAGATTTGGGAAAAGATATAAATAGAATGGCTACATTGCTTGAAATAAAAACTATACGGCTCAATGAAGAAATAGAGAAAATGAAGAAATTAGAGCATTTTAGGAAGATATTCATTGCAGCTGCTTCACATGAATTTAGGACACCTCTTACTATCATAAAAGGAATACTAGAAGGTTACAATGATGGCATATACGAAGAAAATGCAAAAGAACCTATGAAAATAATGGAGTTTGAGATAACGGAGCTTGAAAACATAGTAAATGAGATTATAACTATTAGTAAAAATGAAGCGAATGCTATGAATTATCAATTTGATTATTTCCAATTATCGGATTTAGTGCAGCTTAATTTGAATAGATATAAATATATATTAACCGATAGAAATATAGTTATTCAAAAGTATTTACAAGATGGATTCATATACGGGGATGAAGATAAAATTTCATTGGTTGTAAAAAATGTTCTTTCAAATGCGATAAAATATTCTCCTCAAGATAATATAGTAGATGTGGCAGTTAGAGATGAAGGGGATAAAATAGTATTTACAGCAGAGAATAGAGGTAGTAAAATAGATGAAGAAACCATGAAGTATCTATGGGAGCCATTTTATAGGGGAAAACAAGAGAGGCGAAAGATACAGGGATTTGGTATAGGACTTTATACATCTAAGCTCATACTTACAGATCATAATGCTGAGTTTGGCATAGAAAACACAGAAGCTGGAGTAAGGTTCTTTTTCAAAATGAAAAAAGAGGGGTAGATATAGTGGGGGACAATGTAGCAGAAAGAAAAGGCCTTTTAGAAGTTCATATTGCGGTGCTTTTGTTTGGTCTATCAGGTTTGATTGGCAAGTTAATACAGCAGCAAGCATTGATAGTAGTTTTTGGAAGGGCAGTATTTGCAGCACTTTTTCTAGCGATACTATTGAAGATTCGGAAAAAAAGTATAGTATTACATGATAAAAAGTCATATGGTTATTTTATAGGACTTGGAGTATTATTGGCATTTCACTGGGTTAGTTTTTTCCTTGGGATAAAACTTTCTACAGTAGCTATAGGGCTTTTGATGTTTTCAACATTTCCAGTGTTTGTCACATTCATAGAGCCGTTGTTTTTTAAAGAAAAAATTTCAGTTAAAGATTTAATTATAGCATTGATAACATTTGGTGGAGTTGCGTTTGTTATGCCGAACTTTGAGTTTCAAAATACTATGACACAAGGTGCCATGTGGGGTATTGCTTCAGGATTCTCATTTGCAATACTTTCGGTTTTGAACAAAAAATATGTTAGAGATTACGATGGAAGGGTCATATCTTTTTATCAAAATTCTGTAGCAGCTATAGTTTTACTTCCATTTGCACTATACATTAAACCTAGTATAGGACAAAATGATTTGATATTGATTATATTGTTAGGGGTTGTATTTACTGGTATAGCTCATACGCTATTTATAACGAGTTTAAAGCATGTAAAAGCGCAGACAGCTAGTATAATAGCTAGTTTAGAACCAGTTTATGGCATAATAGCATCAGCTATTATACTTCATTCAATTCCAAGTGTGAAAGAGTTAATTGGTGGAAGCGTGATACTTATTATGGCTACGTATTCATCACTTGCAAAAAAATAAAAATAGATTTGGTCTATTATAAAGTAAAATCCACTTAGTGATAAACTAAGTGGATTTTATTTTTTTGTTTATTATTTTGAGGAATATTGGAATTTGAATGGGCAGAGGAAATAATTTTCTAAATAAATTTAATGACAAATATTTACATATGTTTACAAGGACTTTTCAGGGGTATATTCTAATTGGATTGACAGAAAGTTAATCTAAAAATAAAAATTATTTAGAGGAGGAAGGATTTATGAACACAAGCACAAACACAATAGCAGGCGGATGGACAGAGTATCATGATCACATGAGTACTAAGGAAGAAAAAATTTTTAGTCAAGCAACTAAGGGCTTAATGGGAGTAAATTATGAGCCAGTAGCAGTTGCAACTCAGGTAGTTAGTGGAATGAATTATAGATTCTTCTGTAATGCAACTCCAGTATATCCAAATGCACCACATGAAGCTACTATCGTAGAAGTATATGAACCATTGAACGGTCAACCACAATTAAGAGAGATTAAAAGAGTAGATATGTAAATCATATTATATGAGGAGGAACATTTATGAATAGAACAACGATGGACGGTGGTTGGTCACGATATACCACTAAAATGAGTCAACATGATATGCATGTATTAGAAGAAGCTACTCATATGATAAATAGTGAAGACCAAGTAGAATATGAGCCTATAGCAGTTGCAACTCAGATAGTTAGTGGAAAAAACTATAGCTTTTTCTGCAATAGAATCATTCCAGCACATGGTAGCCGTGATACAGAGATGCATGAAGCTTTCTATATAGATGCTTATGAGTCACTAGATGGACAAGTAAAAGTTACAAAAGCAGGTCATGCAGAGCTTTATTAGATACTTATATAGACAAAGAGAATAATTATAATGACCGACTTCACAAAAATAATTAATTTGAAGTCGGTTTTTTATTAAGGAGACAAGCATGAATCAAGACAGTTTGAGATATTTTGATCTAGCTTATGACTCGATTTACGATGGACCAGGGCATAGAGTCGTAGTTTTTTTTCAAGGTTGCATAGCTAAATGCAAATGGTGCCATTCACCACATTCACAGCTTTATGAATCACCACTACTATTTAATTCTGACCAATGTATATCTTGCAAAAAATGTGAAGAAGTTTGTGCAATGGGAGTTCACAAATTTTTGAAGGGAATTCACAGTGTAGATAGGGATAGATGTCAAAGATGTGGTACATGTATAGAATACTGTCCAATGTCATCGAAGTTTAGAAAAGCGAGTGCACTGTATTTGCCTACGAAACAGAAAGGCGTAGATGAATTTATGGAATCGATTATGCCGCATTTGGAGTTAGTGCGAAATAGTGGAGGAATAACGCTTAGCGGAGGGGAAGCACTTTTACAGAAAGAAGCATCAATTCACATTCTTGAGTATTGTAAAAATGAAGAGATATCAACTATAGTAGAGACTTCTGGTTTATTAGATGACTCATACTATAAGGAGATTGAACATTTAGTAGATGAGTGGATATTTGGCATGAGGCTTACTACTGGGATAAATCCTGTAGAGCACTATGAAAAAATAGAACATAATCTAGAATTGATTTGCAATATGAATAGAAAAATTTGGATACGGATACCAGTGGTTCCAAATTATACGGATAACTATGAATATTTAAATGCTCTAAGCTTTTTGATGAAAAAATATGATTTGAAAGATATAATAGTTAGTCCTTGGAATATAGAGGCAGATCATTATTATAAGCTAAGTGGCAGCAGAGAACTTATGAAGTGGCCTTTGGCGGAAGAGGTTTTGGCGAGTGAGAAGAAAATAAGAGAGTATTTAGAGGCTATGGGGCTGAATATTAGGGATATAAAAAAGTTGTAGTAAAAAAATATAGAAAAGAGGAACAATACATGGAATTTAGAGCTACTATGACAGAAAAAACTCAAATATTACACGACAGATTAATGCAGAGAAGTTTAACTGATAGATCAAGCGAATGGATACTTCAAAGGGAATTACCCGATATAGCTGAGAAACATAGAAATGAAGCTGTAATGGTGAGGCGAGCTAGGGCTATAGATGCTATGCTAAAAGCTATGACTGATGAGGAAATATCTAAGAGAACATTGACAACTCATATTTCAGATGAAGATTTATTGCTTGGAAGCTTAACTATGGGATCTAATGGTCTTGGAAAGGTATTTCCAAATTATCTTACAGAAGATGAAAAAAGGGCCGGTTCTATAACCAATAGAGGTTCACTTTCGCTATTGGGTCACAATTCATTGAATTACACAAAGCTTGTAAATTATGGACTGAAAAAAGTTATAGATGAATGCGTAGAAAAAGAAGCTGGAAATATAGCATTTTGTAAAGATTCACTGCTAGAAGAAAATCATGTAATTACTCATCAAAAACACTTTTATCAAAGCGTTAGAATTGCATGTCAAGCAGTTATTGACTATGCGTCAAGGTTGGCTGATATTGCGGAAAATCAGGCAAATAGTATAAATAACAGGGAGAGAGCAGAAGAATTACTTGAGATGGCAAGAATTGCTAGAATGGTTCCTAAATATGGTGCAGAGACATTTAGAGAAGCACTTCAGAGTATATGGTTCTACCATGTAGCACTTCATTCTAGTATGAATTTAATATCATTTGGACGATTAGATCAAGTACTCAACCCATTTTTGGAAAAAGAGAAAGATAAGGATAAGTGTTTGGAGTTATTTGAGCAATTTATAATCAAAGCTGCTTGGAGAATTAATTTAAATTTGACTCCCGATGTAATAGTTAAGCAGGACCATGTTGACAACAACACAGTTTTAGGTGTCAATCCTTATCTAATAGATCAAAAAGCTGGTGTTAATAATTTCTTACAAAATATAATAGTTGGGGGTCTTACTCCAGAAGGAAGAGATGCTACAAATAGTAGTACATATCTCATATTGCAGGCATTTTCAAACGTCAATTTATCAACTCCAGGAATATATGTTAGATTAGGACAAAAGAGTCCGAGAAGTTTGATACACAAAATAGCAGAGGTTTGGCAACGCACAAAAAATAATCCAGCTATTATAAATGACGATATAATGGTTCCCGCAATGAAAAATGCGTTGAGTCAAAATATAGATCACATGACGAAGGAAAAAGAGATAGAGATACAGAGAACAGCTAATGATTTTTGTGTAGATGGCTGCTGGGAACCTATTTTAAATGGTCAAAGTGATTGGACGTTTGCGATGTTAAATGGATTAACATCATTAGAGTGTGCTTTAAATGGTGGAGCTATGCTTACGAATGATACAGAGTTATTGAGAGGAGCTAAAAAAGCACCTACAACACCGATACCTAGAAATTTTGATGAACTCATGGATACATTTGAGAGTCAAATGGGATTTTTCATAGATCAGAGTGTAATATCACTATTTTTATATTACATGATAGATGAGTATTCTTGTCCATCTCCACTATTGTCAGCATATTTAGAAGGTTGTATGGAAAAAGGTAGAGACAAATCATGGGGAGGAACAACCTATAATATAGGTGGCGTGATATTATCAGGAGTGCCAAATGTTGTAAATACATTGTCAGCTATAAAGACATGGGTATATCCAGAGCGTGGTAAGGGGAAATATGAACTATCAACGGTTATTCAAGCACTTAAAGACAACTTTGAATGCCCAGATCATGAAATTGTCACTCGTGAATTGTACAATAATATCAAAACAGATTTTTCTATGAAAACAGCTTATTTTGGGACACATGACAAACAGGCAGATAAATTGACAGAGAGAGTTTTAGATATATACAAAGGTTGTGTCGATAGATCGGCTAAATTTGCAAAGAGGGTATTTCAAGATAAACCTAAAGAAGATGAAATGGCAGAAATTGTTTCACTTCGAAGTATTTCAGGTTATTATGGATTGTCACTAGAAGAAAAATTTGGCGAATTTAATATGAAGATAACAGCAGGTCTTGGTACATTTGAACAATACAATTGGATGGGAAGAGAAAGTGCAGCATCGGCAGATAGAGAGAAGGGAGCACCATTAGCTCCTAACTTTACACCAGTTTCAGGAACTGCAACCCAAGGTCTTGGTGGCATACTTGGAAGTCTTTCAAAATGCCACTTGGAAAGATTTGCAGCAGGAGTTATAACAGATACTTGTTTAGAGGTAGAACAAGCAGATATTCATCATTTAGCTGATTTAGTTCAGACATTCATTAAGTACAAGGGTGGCATGATGACATTAGCGATAGGCGATAGAAATCTTTATCAAGAAATTTATGATAAAACTAGAATAGCTCAAGAGCTTAATTCTACAGAAAGATACAACGAACTTTTGAAAGAATATGCAGGAGTAAATGTAAGAATAGGTGGATGGCAAACTCCATTTATTACTTTACCACTTTCTCACATGGCTAATTATGTAGATAGACCTACAGGGATTAAATAAGCTATTGTAAAAAAGAGCTGATATTTAAAGACAAAATGCAAATTGCATTAATCTTAAAAATATCGGCTCTTTTTAATTTAT encodes:
- a CDS encoding winged helix-turn-helix domain-containing protein; protein product: EMNPTTREILLDGEIVNLTNKEFNILHLLASNEKIVFSREIILNKIWEYDYIAETRIVDNHIKNIRKALGDYSYYISTVFGVGYKFEVK
- a CDS encoding HAMP domain-containing histidine kinase, translating into MKNRLVFKTFAITIVLIMFSFGILFIVQDYLINDVYIKYKQNLVEEHLKRAVDVVTRSEDPSRLDAVLEREAEIDPLFKKTFIEIYNKSWYRELRWINTQLLSSYYVEYNSALYKISVDKYTNMIYQKDRLVYDDIDEMKQKLRRREFEKIESETIWRFDGSEYVYLNFREGSNITIQVMYNNFDFQDEENDIFIEGPAQIADEIKGNLIQADFDDKIDFGYGYLSKLLGEKVQRFIVTNYELEPGKINKLEEIDPYTGIPYTLMIRPFLIQGETHYMIYLTSYDNLTFLNPLEEGNILILIASMVITSIVAFVYASAVTKPILEIRKVTHSLAEMDFSKKCNINTKDEIEDLGKDINRMATLLEIKTIRLNEEIEKMKKLEHFRKIFIAAASHEFRTPLTIIKGILEGYNDGIYEENAKEPMKIMEFEITELENIVNEIITISKNEANAMNYQFDYFQLSDLVQLNLNRYKYILTDRNIVIQKYLQDGFIYGDEDKISLVVKNVLSNAIKYSPQDNIVDVAVRDEGDKIVFTAENRGSKIDEETMKYLWEPFYRGKQERRKIQGFGIGLYTSKLILTDHNAEFGIENTEAGVRFFFKMKKEG
- a CDS encoding DMT family transporter, encoding MGDNVAERKGLLEVHIAVLLFGLSGLIGKLIQQQALIVVFGRAVFAALFLAILLKIRKKSIVLHDKKSYGYFIGLGVLLAFHWVSFFLGIKLSTVAIGLLMFSTFPVFVTFIEPLFFKEKISVKDLIIALITFGGVAFVMPNFEFQNTMTQGAMWGIASGFSFAILSVLNKKYVRDYDGRVISFYQNSVAAIVLLPFALYIKPSIGQNDLILIILLGVVFTGIAHTLFITSLKHVKAQTASIIASLEPVYGIIASAIILHSIPSVKELIGGSVILIMATYSSLAKK
- a CDS encoding glycyl-radical enzyme activating protein; the protein is MNQDSLRYFDLAYDSIYDGPGHRVVVFFQGCIAKCKWCHSPHSQLYESPLLFNSDQCISCKKCEEVCAMGVHKFLKGIHSVDRDRCQRCGTCIEYCPMSSKFRKASALYLPTKQKGVDEFMESIMPHLELVRNSGGITLSGGEALLQKEASIHILEYCKNEEISTIVETSGLLDDSYYKEIEHLVDEWIFGMRLTTGINPVEHYEKIEHNLELICNMNRKIWIRIPVVPNYTDNYEYLNALSFLMKKYDLKDIIVSPWNIEADHYYKLSGSRELMKWPLAEEVLASEKKIREYLEAMGLNIRDIKKL
- a CDS encoding pyruvate formate lyase family protein, which translates into the protein MEFRATMTEKTQILHDRLMQRSLTDRSSEWILQRELPDIAEKHRNEAVMVRRARAIDAMLKAMTDEEISKRTLTTHISDEDLLLGSLTMGSNGLGKVFPNYLTEDEKRAGSITNRGSLSLLGHNSLNYTKLVNYGLKKVIDECVEKEAGNIAFCKDSLLEENHVITHQKHFYQSVRIACQAVIDYASRLADIAENQANSINNRERAEELLEMARIARMVPKYGAETFREALQSIWFYHVALHSSMNLISFGRLDQVLNPFLEKEKDKDKCLELFEQFIIKAAWRINLNLTPDVIVKQDHVDNNTVLGVNPYLIDQKAGVNNFLQNIIVGGLTPEGRDATNSSTYLILQAFSNVNLSTPGIYVRLGQKSPRSLIHKIAEVWQRTKNNPAIINDDIMVPAMKNALSQNIDHMTKEKEIEIQRTANDFCVDGCWEPILNGQSDWTFAMLNGLTSLECALNGGAMLTNDTELLRGAKKAPTTPIPRNFDELMDTFESQMGFFIDQSVISLFLYYMIDEYSCPSPLLSAYLEGCMEKGRDKSWGGTTYNIGGVILSGVPNVVNTLSAIKTWVYPERGKGKYELSTVIQALKDNFECPDHEIVTRELYNNIKTDFSMKTAYFGTHDKQADKLTERVLDIYKGCVDRSAKFAKRVFQDKPKEDEMAEIVSLRSISGYYGLSLEEKFGEFNMKITAGLGTFEQYNWMGRESAASADREKGAPLAPNFTPVSGTATQGLGGILGSLSKCHLERFAAGVITDTCLEVEQADIHHLADLVQTFIKYKGGMMTLAIGDRNLYQEIYDKTRIAQELNSTERYNELLKEYAGVNVRIGGWQTPFITLPLSHMANYVDRPTGIK